The genome window TTAGTTAAATAAAATTCCAGGGGAGACTTTGTTATGGAACAAGAAAAACTTGCCTTTACTATTGATGAAATTGCGAAAGTTGCAATAGACAGAGATGCTACTGATATCCATATAACAGCAGGAGCACCTCCAACTATCCGGATTGATGGAAAAATAACTTATCTATCTGAGTACCCAGTTATGTATCCAAAAGATACCCAGAAATTTATCTATTCTATTATGAACGAAAAACAAAAACGGGCTTTTGAAGAAAAAAATGAAGTAGATTTTTCTATTGGAATTAAGGGAGTTGGAAGGTTCAGGGTAAACGTTTACAGACAAAGGGGTAGTGTTGCTGCTGCTTTAAGGAGAATTCCTTTTGAAATAAAACCTATGGAAGAACTTGGGCTTATACCCTCTGTAAAAGGTTTGTGTCATAAGAGTATGGGACTTGTGCTGGTCACTGGACCTACAGGTTCCGGTAAAACAACAACACTTGCTTCTATGATAGATTATATAAACACCAACTATCCTTACCATATCATCACAATTGAAGACCCTATAGAATATCTATTCCCACATAAAAAGTCTCTTGTTGCCCAAAGGGAAGTTGGTAATGACACCTCAAGTTTTGCTACTGCTTTGAAATACGCACTTAGGGAAGACCCTGATGTTATTCTGGTTGGTGAGATGAGGGATTTAGAAACAATTAGAGCAGCTCTTACAGCTGCTGAAACAGGACATCTTGTATTTGCAACTTTACATACAAATACAGCAATTCAGACTATAAACCGTATTATCAACGTTTTTCCTGAAAATGAACAGGAACAAATTAGAACAGAGCTAAGCTTCGTTCTACAGGGAGTAATTTCACAAAGACTTTTACCACGAATAGGCGGTGGCAGAGTTTTAATACATGAAGTTCTAATACCAACAACAGGTATTAGAAATCTAATTAGAGAAAACAAAATTCACCAGATATATGGTCTTATGCAGTCAGGACAGGTTGGAACAGGTATGCAAACAATGAACCAGTCTATAATCCGAGCTATAAAAGAGGGGCTAATAACCGAAGAAGATGGAATGAAAGTATCTCCTGAACCACAAGAATTAGAAAGATTACTAAAAACTCTTAAATAGAGGGGGAAATAGATGCCAAAGTTCAAATACATAGCAAGAGATAAATATGGTGTTAAAAGGGAGGATGTTATTTATGCTCCAGATGCAGGAGCTGCTCAGATTGAGCTGGAAAAACAGGGATTTGAAGATATAAAGCTACAAATAGTTCCTCAGAAAAAGATTTCTGTAGATATTGATATACTCAAACCAAAAGTAAAAGAAAAAGACCTGGCTTTATTTACCAGACAGCTTGGAGCTATGATTGCCGCCGGTGTTGGTATTGCAGAGGCTCTCGAAATACTGGCAGAACAGATGCCAAACAAAACTCTAAGAGAAGCCTTAAACAAAGTAAAAGAAGATGTTGTTTCTGGTATGTCCCTTTCAAAAGCAATGGCCAAACATCCCAAAGTTTTTCCTGAATTTCTGGTTAATTTGATAGAAGCTGCAGAAGAATCAGGTAATCTGGATGTTATTCTTCAAAGGGCAACACAATATTATGAAAAAATTGCCGCAATTAAACGAAAAATCGTAAGTGCTTCATGGTATCCTGCAATGGTTGTTGTTATTGCAACGTCCATTATTTTAGGTATTTTAACGTTTATTGTTCCCACTTTTGCTAAGTTATACGCGAATATGGGGGGACAGCTACCATTTCTTACACAATTATTGATTGATACAAGCAATCTTATCAAAAATAATATTCTTCTCGTTATTGGAGGCATCATAGGCTTAGTTATATTAAATAAATTCATATATAGCACCAAAGCTGGAAAAGAGTTTTATCACAGATTATTTCTCAAACTACCTCTTCTTGGAAATATATTCTTAAAAGGGGCAATAGCCAAATTTGCCAGAACATTAGCAACCCTTATCGCAGGTGGTGTTCCCATAATGCGTTCTCTTGAGATATCAGCATCTGTTGCAGGTAATGTAGTTATTGAAAAAGCCATTCTTGAAGCAAAAGACAAGGTAGAAAAAGGTCAGGAAATATACAAATCTCTTGACCCTAAAATTTTTCCACCTATATTAATCGCTATGATAAGAGTAGGTGAAGACACAGGTAGACTTGATGAGATGCTTGATACAATTGCAAATTTCTTTGAGGACGAAGTTGATAGAACAGTAGAGGCATTAATTTCAACCATTGAACCATTACTTATCGTATTCATAGGAACAATTGTAGGTGTAATTCTTATAGCTCTTTACCTACCAATATTCAAAATGGGTGAACTCATTCAATCATAATGAAAAAAGTTGCAGTTGCACTAAGTGGCGGGGTGGACTCCTCAGTGTCCGCCCTCTTACTTAAGGAACAGGGATATGATGTTATAGGGATTACCTTAAAATTATCATCTATAGTCTGTGAAACAGATACCCAAATATGCTGCTCTCCCCAGGATGTTAAAGATGCCAAAAAAGTATCCCAGCATTTAGGGATAGAGCATTATGTTTTAGACTGGGAAGATATTTTTCATAAAAAAGTAATTAATTACTTTTTAGACGAATATAAAAAAGGAAAAACTCCAAATCCATGTTCAATATGTAATCGTGAGGTAAAAACAGGTCTTCTTGCGAAATATGCTGTTGAGATTTTAGGAGTTGATTATCTTGCCACAGGACATTATTTGGGAATTTCAAACATAGAAGGACACAAGGTTATCAGAAGAGGTAAAGACGTAAAAAAAGACCAGTCTTACTTTATGGCACTTCTGGAAAAGAAAGTTTTAGACTACTTAATATTTCCTCTGTCAAATAAAACAAAAGAAGAAGTCAGACAGATAGCCCAGAAATACAAAATCCCTGTAGCCCAAAAATCAGAAAGCTTTGAAATATGTTTCACTGCCGGAAAAACTCCAGGAGAATATATAGACCAGCTTGGATTAAATATAAATACTGCTGGAGATATTTTACTTAATACAGGAGAAAAAGTTGGCAAGCATAAAGGCTTATCCCATTATACTATAGGTCAAAGAAGAGGGCTTGGTGTTGCATGGAAAGAGCCTCTTTATGTCTTAGACAAAGATATAAAAACAAATTCATTGATTGTAGGAACGAGGGACAAACTTCTAACTGATTATGTGGAAGCAGAAAATCTTAATTTGTTTGTTCCTGAGGAGTTTTTATTTAAAAAAGAAGTTTCAGTTCAGGGAAGATATAAACAAAAACCTGTAGAAATAAAAAAAGTAGAAAAAGAAAAAAATAAATTTAGATTTTATTTCAAAACTCCACAACCTAAATTTGCACCAGGGCAAATTCTTGCCATATACACAGATGATAAACTGTTAGGTGGCGGTGTTATAGTATAGTTCTTTTATAAACTCTATTGCCTGCTGTTTTGTCTTTATTTTTCCTTCTATCTGTTTATTTTGTAGTTTCTCTTTGATTTTTCCAACAATTGGAGAAGGTTTTATACCTAAAATTTCCATAATTTCCTTTCCATTTAACAAAGGCTGCTCCACAATTTCTTTAATGTAGATATCAAAATAATACTCCTGTAAGAAAATCACAAAAAGTTCAAGCTTTTTCAGATATTCTTTATTCTCAGAAGTGGCATAAGCATCTGCATAGGCAAGGATAAAAAGATGAGGAATTAAATTTTTATTCCTGAACCAGAAAAAATTTAGCTCCTTATTGGTCAGGTTGTCTGCTTCTTTCAAAGCTAACAATCTAAATATTTCCAGATGAGAACCAACAAGATTTCCAATAAATTCTGATGCTTTTTTTCCAAGAGATAATTTTTTATTTATAGAGTTCAAAATGATTTCCTTACCTTTTATATCATGACCTTTGAATTCTTGTTTCGCCGTGGATATTTTTCCAACGTCGTGGAAAAAGGCTGTAAATTTTAAAAGGGAAATATCATTAAACTCTGTAAAGAATTCCTGCTTGCCTAATTTTTCTAAAAATGATTTATGAATACTATTTTTTAATAATTCTTTTTTTTTAAAAAATCTTCCATATACTCAACAGTTTTTAAAGAATGCTCCAGTAAGGGATATTTATGGAGCTCTCCTTGATTTTTGATTTTTACCATTTCGTTTATTTCAGGAACAATTTGTTGAAATACCCCGACTGATATTAATTTTTCAATTGTTTTGTAGCTGTCTTCCCCTTCAAAAATTTTTAAAATTTCATCTCTTATTCTTTCAACAGGGGAATTTTTAACTATTTCCTTATTTTTCTTGACCCATTTTTCATATTCTTTATCTAACTCAAAATCAAGCTGCTGGGCAATTCTAAAACCTCTGAATATTCTTACAGGGTCTTTTTGTATGTTTTCATAGGAAACAGGCCTTATTATTCCTGTCTGAAGGTCTTCAAGGCCGTTAGAAGGGTCAAATAAAACTGTCTGGGATGCACCCATACCAAGTGCATCATCAAAAACAATTGCCATCGCATTAATTGTAAAATCTCTCTGGAGTAAATCCTGATTAACCCGCTCTATGATTTCTTTTTCCTTATCATAAAAGTCCAACTGGGAATTTGACATAATATCAGAGATATCCATATAAGAGAAATCAAATCTGTAGCGGGTCTGACCTTCATAAAAAATTATAGTAGCCACATCCTTTTCTTTTTCAAAAGAGAATATATCTCCTTTTCCAAGGATATTTTTCAGTTTTTTTACAATCTCAAATGGGTCTGTTGTTACAATAAAATCAACATCAACTTTATTTTTAACAGGCCTGTTTAATAGTCTATCCCTTATCCAGCCTCCGACAATAAGGCAGACTGTATCTTTCCCAAGGGCTTTTGCTACATGGTCAAAATAAGAGTTGTAGAATAAAAGCCCATGAACATATTTGGTCTTTATATCTAAATCAAATTCTTCCCTTTGTTCTTTAGGAACATTCTGTCTATGAAGAATTTTCTCAAGTAGCTTTTCTATTCCAAGCATCTGATTTCCTTTAGAGAATATTAAATTGTTTTAATATTTTGGCAAGCTCAGGGTCTTTTTTGGCTAATTGTTTTAAAGCCTGATACAATTCTCTTAATTTTTCTTCTTTTTGAAGTTCCTCAAGGGTTTCATCTTTAGCTCTTTTTATAATTGTCCTTCTGTCCCAGTAAGCAAACCCTATTACAAAAACAGTTAAAGTTGTAAAAATTCCGGTTATAATCCATAGAAACTGAATAAAATGGTCAAAACGCTTATTAATATTCTCAAATCGTCTGTTAATATCCTCAAAACGTTTGTTAATATCTTCAAATCGTTTGTCTATTTGTTCAAATCTTTTGTTTGTCTCTTCTTTGAAGTCTCTAAACTGGGTTTCAAGAATAGTTAGTCTTTTATCTATATCTATGAGTTTCTGATAAATCATTTCATTGGTTATTCTTACATTTTTATCTTCTGCATGGGAAAATCCCAATATACTTAAAGCTAAGAAAAGGGAAAAAAGGATTTTTTTCATTAATTACCTCTATTAAATATAGCAATTTACTTTAATTTTATGGAATGTTGGGAGATTTTGCAAATAAAAAAGCCCCCATTATCGGGGGCTTGAGAAGAAGATTTATAGAGGGATTTCCTTAGAAAAGAAATCCAGCTTCGAAAGCTAAAACTGTTCTGCTGTCCTTATCATTTCCAGTATCATCAACAAAAACTTTTTTATCTGTTGTTATATAAGCAGCTTCAAGTCTTGCAAATGTGTTTTTGGTTGGTTTCCATGTTGGTGTAATTGTGAAAGACCATGCGCTATTTTTACCTGTGAGATAAATTCCACTACCTATATCATCTGTAGAGTTTCCATTATCTACATACTCAATTCTGATTGGGAATGTTACATTAGCAATTTGAGCATCAAGTAAATCTATATCTATGTTAAGAGCCACACCCCATGCAGAATCATCGGCATTTGCATCATATCCGAAAGGAGCTTTTGTAGCTGTTGCATTAGACCTTTTTACAGCATCATCAAGAGTTGTATAATCAACTTCTATTCCTGTTTTAACAATTCCAAAATCTACACTGGTGCAGAGAACATAAAGGTTTCTTCCAGCAGCTTCATTGTAGGTATGTAATCCAACTTTAGAACCAAATCCTACGAAATCCGAAAGATTGAAAGAGATACCTGCTTCAAAAGCATCAGATATGTTATAACTTACTGGAGTTGTTCCTACAGTATAGGTTCCTTGTCTTAAGCCACCACCCTGGTTGTATCCTGCATATACCTGTACAATTCCAGCATCATAATTAGCTCTTGCTCCAGCATAAAGAACTGGATGTCCTGTAAAGAGGATACCTCTTGTGTAGTGTCTATTGAGAATTGTTAATGGAGCTTCGCCGAATTTGTTCCAGAGAAGTCCTGCATCAATAGAAAGTCCTTCTACAGGAGCAATTGTTACATAAGCAAGCCATGGTTTGAAATCTGTAGTTTTTCCCCATTTGATTAAGGTATTACCATTAGCATCTGGCGTATTAATTACCGAAGAAGAAGCTACCAATGTTGGAACTGTGAAGCTTGCAAAAGCAGCGTTAAATCCTATTGGGCTATTTGCATCAGCTTTTTTCATTAAACCTATAGCAAATGTGGAAACGTGGAAATTGTCATTATTTCTGAAATCTCCCAAGTCATTATCCTGCCAATCGTAAGATGCTGATACTCCACCATAGAGAACAATGTCAGAGTTAGCAACTGTAAGAGTTCCAGCCTGTGCAGCACCTGCTGCAAGTAATCCTGCTGCTGCTAAACCTAATACTTTTTTCATGTTGTAACCTCCTTAAATATGATTTTTTTCATTTTATTATATACCAGATTTTATCTTCCATGTCTAACCTGACATCTTACTTTCTTATACTCTTTCGTAAATACTTTCTTGTCTCTTTAATAGTTATTCTGTAAAACTATAACAAGCAATATTCATGCCAGAATTTATAATATAAAGATAATATTATAAAGTTATGATAATTCAACAAATTGGAGTATATTCAAACAGAATTAAACTATTTATCTTCTTCTGCACTTTTGCAAAAATTAAAAATTTTTTCTTCCTGGATTGATACGGGAGTGTTAGATGACTTTGACTTCATTTGAAGGATTTTTTGACGGATTATATTTCTGCCATTATTTCTGTGAAGACAGGACTTATAAGCACACACCTGACATAAAAAATCATCTGGATTATATGCCTGACCCATTATTTTTCTCCATTAAATAAAAAAGGGGCTTTCGCCCCTTTGTAAAACTTAGAATACAAATCCAGCCTCTACACCCATAACTGTTCGGCTGTCTTTTTGATTTAACACTCCGTTATCATCGGGAAATCCTTTTTTGTCCGTTGAAATATAAGCGAACTCTGCTCTGAGGAATGTATTTTGGGTTGGTCTCCACGTTGGTGTGATTGTAAATGTCCAAGCGTCATTACCTGCAACGCTATATATTTCGCTTGTTCCATCATTTACATATTCAATTCTTACAGGAATTTCAAAAACATCTATTTTTGTAGAGAGATAAAGAGCTATACCATAAGCAGAGTCATCATTACCTGGTGTTTTTGCTGTATCATCCAACCATTGATAGTCAATATTTGTTCCAATTTCAATACCTGAAATTTCTGTGCTAAGAACTACATCAATAAGGTTTTTGAAAGCCGTATAGTCATAGTAAGAAATAGCATAGTTAAATCCTGCTACGGAACCGAGAGAACCTATCGCAAAAGCATCTCTTCCGTCCTGGTTGTATTCAGCATAAACATCAATTCCGTCCATTACTGAGTAAGTAGCCCTTGCACCTGGATAAGTTACTGGCTGTGCGTTCCATACGAGGCCAAAAATATAGTTTTTGTTATCGTAAGTATGGTAAAGTTCATATCCTATATTTGTTGTGAGTTTACCTGCATCTATAGTCAATCCTTCAATTGGTCTTATGCTAACCCATGCATAATCCACACCAAAAGTAGCATCTTCACCTGCTTTAGGACATAATAAAGTTGCTTGTTCTACTCTTCCAAAGCTTGCTGTAAAACCAATTATAGAATTTACTTTAGATGTAAGGTCTATTGCAAAGTTTGGAACAACAAAATAATCATTATTTTTGTTTCCTATATTTGTTGCATAAAAATAACCTGCTGTTACGCCTCCTGTCATTTCAATGTCAGAGTTAGCAACTGTGAGAGTTCCAGCCTGTGCAGCGCCTGCTGCAAGTAATCCTGCTGCAACTAAACTTAACGCCTTTTTCATTCCGTAACCTCCTTAAAGTTTTTATTAGCCAATATTAGCACATTTTTTATATAAATAGCAAAAAATGGGGCTTTTAAAGCCCCATAATGTTTATAAATTAAATCCTCTCTCTCCATGTGTTGCTTCATCAAGACCCATTGTTTCTGTTTCTTCATCAACTCTGGCACCACCAGTTATAACAGAAGATATAAAGTAGAGAATTACTGTCATAATTGCTGTAAACACTATTGTGAATAAAACAGATTCTACTTGAACTATGATTTGACCCATTCTGTCTCCATTTTGGAGAGGAGAACCGTCCCATGCAAGAGGTTGAAGTGCAAAAAATCCAGTTGCTATAGCTCCCCAAATTCCTGCAAGTCCATGAACTCCAAATGCATCAAGGGAGTCATCATATCCAAGGGCTTTCTTAAGAACATAAACACCGAACCATCCGACTATACCTGCTATAAATCCAATTACAAGTGCACCTGCAGCATTAACAAAACCTGCAGCTGGAGTAATAGCTACCAGACCTGCAATAGCACCTGAAGCAGCACCAAGAAGTGTTGGCTTTTTAGCTGTAATCCATTCTATTAATACCCATGAAATAACAGCTGCTGCTGTTGCAAGGTTAGTTGTAAGAAGAGCAACACCTGCAACCTCGTTTGCACCGAATGCAGAACCTGCGTTAAATCCGAACCATCCAAACCACAGAAGACCTGCACCAAGAGCAGTTAAAACAACTGAAGATGGTAAGATTGCCGTTTTTTTGTAATCTTTTCTTTTTCCAAGGAGAAGTGCTAAAACCAGACCTGTTACCCCTGCGTTTATGTGAACAACAGTTCCACCAGCGAAATCTAAAGCTCCAGCATCAAAAAGGAAACCTCCACCCCATACAACATGGGCAATTGGTGCGTAAACAAAAGTAATCCAGAGAACTACAAAAACAAGCCATGTAGAAAATTTCATTCTTTCTATAACAGCACCGGAAGCAAGGGCTATTGTAATAGCTGCGAATGTTGATTGGAAGGTTGCAAATACCCATTCAGGATATGTTCCGCTTAATGCTTTATAATCAACTCCATTCATTAAGAATTTACTAAAGCCTCCAGCTATCGCATCCAGAGCTCCATAACCATCTGTAAAAGCTATAGAATAACCCCATAAAAACCATACAACTATAGCAAGAGCATAAGCCATAAGAACCATCATCACAGTGTTAACTATGTTTTTGTATCTTGTCATTCCACCATAAAAAAGGATAAGTCCTCCCACTGTCATAAGAACAACAAAAGCTGTTGCTGTTATCATCCAGGCAGTATCGCCTGTGTCTAATTTTGCTTCTTCAGCAAAGGAAATTGTTGGCACAAGCAGGGAGAAAGCCCAAAACAGTAAAGATTTAATTTTCATACTATGACCTCCTGAATATTTTTTTATTTTTATTTTTTTTAAAGAGCTTCTACGCCTCTTTCTCCTGTTCTTATTCTCACAGCATCTTCAACAGGAAGGATAAATATTTTTCCATCACCTACTTTTCCTGTTCTTGCTGCATTTGTTATGGCTTCAACAAGTTTTTCAACCATCTCATCTTCAGCAACAA of Persephonella sp. IF05-L8 contains these proteins:
- a CDS encoding type IV pilus twitching motility protein PilT, which gives rise to MEQEKLAFTIDEIAKVAIDRDATDIHITAGAPPTIRIDGKITYLSEYPVMYPKDTQKFIYSIMNEKQKRAFEEKNEVDFSIGIKGVGRFRVNVYRQRGSVAAALRRIPFEIKPMEELGLIPSVKGLCHKSMGLVLVTGPTGSGKTTTLASMIDYINTNYPYHIITIEDPIEYLFPHKKSLVAQREVGNDTSSFATALKYALREDPDVILVGEMRDLETIRAALTAAETGHLVFATLHTNTAIQTINRIINVFPENEQEQIRTELSFVLQGVISQRLLPRIGGGRVLIHEVLIPTTGIRNLIRENKIHQIYGLMQSGQVGTGMQTMNQSIIRAIKEGLITEEDGMKVSPEPQELERLLKTLK
- a CDS encoding type II secretion system F family protein codes for the protein MPKFKYIARDKYGVKREDVIYAPDAGAAQIELEKQGFEDIKLQIVPQKKISVDIDILKPKVKEKDLALFTRQLGAMIAAGVGIAEALEILAEQMPNKTLREALNKVKEDVVSGMSLSKAMAKHPKVFPEFLVNLIEAAEESGNLDVILQRATQYYEKIAAIKRKIVSASWYPAMVVVIATSIILGILTFIVPTFAKLYANMGGQLPFLTQLLIDTSNLIKNNILLVIGGIIGLVILNKFIYSTKAGKEFYHRLFLKLPLLGNIFLKGAIAKFARTLATLIAGGVPIMRSLEISASVAGNVVIEKAILEAKDKVEKGQEIYKSLDPKIFPPILIAMIRVGEDTGRLDEMLDTIANFFEDEVDRTVEALISTIEPLLIVFIGTIVGVILIALYLPIFKMGELIQS
- the mnmA gene encoding tRNA 2-thiouridine(34) synthase MnmA, which codes for MKKVAVALSGGVDSSVSALLLKEQGYDVIGITLKLSSIVCETDTQICCSPQDVKDAKKVSQHLGIEHYVLDWEDIFHKKVINYFLDEYKKGKTPNPCSICNREVKTGLLAKYAVEILGVDYLATGHYLGISNIEGHKVIRRGKDVKKDQSYFMALLEKKVLDYLIFPLSNKTKEEVRQIAQKYKIPVAQKSESFEICFTAGKTPGEYIDQLGLNINTAGDILLNTGEKVGKHKGLSHYTIGQRRGLGVAWKEPLYVLDKDIKTNSLIVGTRDKLLTDYVEAENLNLFVPEEFLFKKEVSVQGRYKQKPVEIKKVEKEKNKFRFYFKTPQPKFAPGQILAIYTDDKLLGGGVIV
- a CDS encoding HD domain-containing protein translates to MHKSFLEKLGKQEFFTEFNDISLLKFTAFFHDVGKISTAKQEFKGHDIKGKEIILNSINKKLSLGKKASEFIGNLVGSHLEIFRLLALKEADNLTNKELNFFWFRNKNLIPHLFILAYADAYATSENKEYLKKLELFVIFLQEYYFDIYIKEIVEQPLLNGKEIMEILGIKPSPIVGKIKEKLQNKQIEGKIKTKQQAIEFIKELYYNTAT
- a CDS encoding CCA tRNA nucleotidyltransferase — protein: MLGIEKLLEKILHRQNVPKEQREEFDLDIKTKYVHGLLFYNSYFDHVAKALGKDTVCLIVGGWIRDRLLNRPVKNKVDVDFIVTTDPFEIVKKLKNILGKGDIFSFEKEKDVATIIFYEGQTRYRFDFSYMDISDIMSNSQLDFYDKEKEIIERVNQDLLQRDFTINAMAIVFDDALGMGASQTVLFDPSNGLEDLQTGIIRPVSYENIQKDPVRIFRGFRIAQQLDFELDKEYEKWVKKNKEIVKNSPVERIRDEILKIFEGEDSYKTIEKLISVGVFQQIVPEINEMVKIKNQGELHKYPLLEHSLKTVEYMEDFLKKKNY
- a CDS encoding outer membrane beta-barrel protein produces the protein MKKVLGLAAAGLLAAGAAQAGTLTVANSDIVLYGGVSASYDWQDNDLGDFRNNDNFHVSTFAIGLMKKADANSPIGFNAAFASFTVPTLVASSSVINTPDANGNTLIKWGKTTDFKPWLAYVTIAPVEGLSIDAGLLWNKFGEAPLTILNRHYTRGILFTGHPVLYAGARANYDAGIVQVYAGYNQGGGLRQGTYTVGTTPVSYNISDAFEAGISFNLSDFVGFGSKVGLHTYNEAAGRNLYVLCTSVDFGIVKTGIEVDYTTLDDAVKRSNATATKAPFGYDANADDSAWGVALNIDIDLLDAQIANVTFPIRIEYVDNGNSTDDIGSGIYLTGKNSAWSFTITPTWKPTKNTFARLEAAYITTDKKVFVDDTGNDKDSRTVLAFEAGFLF
- a CDS encoding outer membrane beta-barrel protein, coding for MKKALSLVAAGLLAAGAAQAGTLTVANSDIEMTGGVTAGYFYATNIGNKNNDYFVVPNFAIDLTSKVNSIIGFTASFGRVEQATLLCPKAGEDATFGVDYAWVSIRPIEGLTIDAGKLTTNIGYELYHTYDNKNYIFGLVWNAQPVTYPGARATYSVMDGIDVYAEYNQDGRDAFAIGSLGSVAGFNYAISYYDYTAFKNLIDVVLSTEISGIEIGTNIDYQWLDDTAKTPGNDDSAYGIALYLSTKIDVFEIPVRIEYVNDGTSEIYSVAGNDAWTFTITPTWRPTQNTFLRAEFAYISTDKKGFPDDNGVLNQKDSRTVMGVEAGFVF
- a CDS encoding ammonium transporter encodes the protein MKIKSLLFWAFSLLVPTISFAEEAKLDTGDTAWMITATAFVVLMTVGGLILFYGGMTRYKNIVNTVMMVLMAYALAIVVWFLWGYSIAFTDGYGALDAIAGGFSKFLMNGVDYKALSGTYPEWVFATFQSTFAAITIALASGAVIERMKFSTWLVFVVLWITFVYAPIAHVVWGGGFLFDAGALDFAGGTVVHINAGVTGLVLALLLGKRKDYKKTAILPSSVVLTALGAGLLWFGWFGFNAGSAFGANEVAGVALLTTNLATAAAVISWVLIEWITAKKPTLLGAASGAIAGLVAITPAAGFVNAAGALVIGFIAGIVGWFGVYVLKKALGYDDSLDAFGVHGLAGIWGAIATGFFALQPLAWDGSPLQNGDRMGQIIVQVESVLFTIVFTAIMTVILYFISSVITGGARVDEETETMGLDEATHGERGFNL